Part of the Gemmatimonadota bacterium genome is shown below.
TAAATACTCCTCGATGACCGATAGTGCACTAGTACCGTGAGGGAAAGGTGAAAAGCACGCCAGGTGGCGAGTGAAAGAGATCCTGAAACCGTGTGCCGACAAGCTGTGGGAGGGTCCGCAAGGGCCTGACCGCGTGCCTTTTGCATTATGATCCGGCGAGTTACTGATCACGTGCGGGTTAAGGCCCTCAGGGCCGGAGCCAGAGCGAAAGCGAGTCTGAATAGGGCGCATGTACGTGGTCGTAGACCCGAAGCCGTGGCGATCTATGCTTGAGCAGGTTGAAGCCGCCGTAACAGGCGGTGGAGGACCGAACCGATGTGGGTTGAAAACCGCTCGGATGACTTGAGCATAGGGGTGAAAGGCCAATCAAGCTCGGAGATAGCTGGTTCTCCCCGAAATATATTTTGGTATAGCCTCGGAAAATGAGTTCCTGGGAGGTAGAGCTACTGGATGGGTCCGGGCCGCGTCAGCGGTACCTCCCCCAACCAAACTCCGAATGCCCATGGAATGCTGTCCGGGAGGCAGTCGCTGTGCGCTAATGTACAGCGGCGAGAGGGAAAGAACCCAGAACGACTGCTAAGGCCCCGGAGTGGTGGCTCAGTGTAGCAAAGGATGTGATTTTGCTGTGACAACTGGGAGGTTGGCTTAGAAGCAGCCATTCCTTTAAAGAGTGCGTAATAGCTCACCAGTCCAGCGAGATTGCGCCGATAATGGTCGGGACTTAAGCCACCCGCCGAAGCATCGTCTTCATGCTTTGCATGAGGGGTAGGGGAGCGTTCCCATAGCGACGAAGCCGCGGCGGAAGCCTTGCGGTGGAGCGGTGGGAAGTGAGAATGCCGGATTAAGTACGCGATAAACAGGGTGAAAACCCCTGTCACCGTAAGCCTAAGGTTTCCTGAGCCATGTCGATCAGCTCAGGGTTAGTCGGTCCCTAAGGTGAGGCCGAGAGGCGTAGCTGATGGGAAACGGGTCAATATTCCCGTACCAACTGTAGGCCGTTATGAGCTCGAGGAGGGACGCAGGAGCAGGGTGTCCGACGGATTGTGGTTATGCCGTTGCAAGGTGGTAGACGTTTCCCGGTAGGCAAATCCGCTGGGATAGTCGAGAACCGATGCCGAAGGGTCTTCACCGACCCGCAAAGGGATGCTGACGCCGACTGCCGAGAAAAGCTTCGCGAGCCAGGACTGCAGTTGACCGTACCGTAATCCGACACAGGTAGGCGAGGCGAGCAGCCTAAGGTGCTCGAGTGATTTACGGAAAAGGAACTCGGCAAAATGACCCCGTAACTTCGGGATAAGGGGTGCCGGCAGTAGCTGACCTAATCAAGGGAAGGCGAGACCGGCCGCAGAGAATCGTCCCAAGCGACTGTTTAGCAAAAACACAGGAGCGTGCTAAGGCATTGTCCAAGCCAACGTATACGCTCTGACTCCTGCCCGGTGCCGGAAGGTTAAGGCAAGCTGTCAGCCGCAAGGCGAAGCAGTGAACCGAAGCCCCGGTAAACGGCGGCCGTAACTATAACGGTCCTAAGGTAGCGAAATTCCTTGTCGGGTAAGTTCCGACCTGCACGAATGGAGTAACGACTTGGGAGCTGTCTCTTCCGTAAGCTCGGCGAAATAGAAGCATCGGTGAGGATTCCGATTACCCGCGACAGGACAAAAAGACCCCATGCACCTTTACTACAACCTGTCATTGATTGTCGGTATGCGTTGCGTAGCATAGGTGGGAGCCGGTGAAACCGGGGTTTCGGCCCTGGTGGAGGCACCAGTGAAATACCACCCTTCGTTTACTAACAATCTCACTCAGCCGGCAACACCGGCGAGGACCGTGGCAGGCGGGTAGTTTGACTGGGGCGGTCGCCTCCTAAAAAGTACCGGAGGCGCACAATGGTTGGCTCAGTGCGGTCGGTAATCGCACGTCGAGTGTATACGCAGAAGCCAGCCTGACTGCGAGCGCGACAGCGCGAGCAGGGACGAAAGTCGGTGTAAGTGATCCGGCGGGACCGTGTGGACGGCCCGTCGCTCATCGGATAAAAGGTACGCTGGGGATAACAGGCTTATCGCGCCCGAGAGTTCACATCGACGGCGCGGTTTGGCACCTCGATGTCGGCTTGTCACATCCTGGGGCTGGAGAAGGTCCCAAGGGTCCGGCTGTTCGCCGGTTAAAGTGGCACATGAGCTGGGTTCAGAACGTCGTGAGACAGTTCGGTCTGTATCCGTCGTGGGCGTGGGAATGTTGAGGGACGTCGACCTTAGTACGAGAGGACCGGGTCGAAGCGACCGCTCGTGTACGGGCTATCCTGCCAAGGGTATCGCCCGGTAGCGATGTCGCGCGCAGATAACCGCTGAAAGCATCTAAGTGGGAAACTGTTCCCAAGATGAACATTCCTGGGTCTTAAGACCCCTGAAGGGCCGTGGGAGACTACCACGTTGATAGGCGGCAGATGTAAGGCGTGCAAGCGCTTCAGTCGAGCCGTACTAATCGCCCGTGCAGTTTGATCTCTCCCTATTATTTTTGGTTTTCGGTTGCCTTCCCAGGCACATCATCCCTCCCTTCGCTTGTTAATCAGCCGATATTTTTGGCTGGCGACTAGCGCGCAGGGGCCACACCCGTTCCCATTCCGAACACGGTAGTTAAGCCCTGTAGCGTCGATGGTACTACGACTGCGAGGTCGTGGGAGAGTAGACCGTCGTCAGCCACCCCATTGAAGCCCGAGGTTCCGCAAGGAGTCTCGGGCTTCTTGGCGTTCGTGGGGCGGTAGTCGTGGTCCTTAGTCATTAGTCATAGGCAGATGCCACCAACGACTAACGACTAACGACTAACGTCTACGCAACGACTATCTTCCCGCATGCCCAAGACTGGACGCATCGCCCTCGCCGGCCGACCAAATGTCGGCAAGTCCTCCCTCATGAATGCCATTCTCGGCACCCCCCTCGCCATGGTCTCCCCCAAGGCCCAGGCCACGCGGATCCCCGTTACCGGGCTCCACACCGAGGGTGACGTCCAGATGATCTTCGAGGACCTCCCGGGTCTGCTCGATCCCGCCTACCTGATGCAGTCTTCGATGCGCCACATGGCCCTCGAGCTGCTCCCCAAGGTCGACGTGATCCTGCACCTGCACCCGGCCGACGAGGGTGACCATCCCGATTTCGCCGCCCTCGTGCCCGATGCCCCAGCCTTCACCGCGCCGATACTCAAGGTCCTGACCAAGGGCGACCTCGTCAGCGGCCCGCGCCGGACCGAGCTGATGAAGACCGTCGTGGTGACCGAGATTGGCCGACCGGCCTCGATCAAGGCGCTCCTGGCCGCCATCACACCCTTGCTGCCCGAGGCGCCCTTCACCTACGACCCCG
Proteins encoded:
- the era gene encoding GTPase Era, which gives rise to MPKTGRIALAGRPNVGKSSLMNAILGTPLAMVSPKAQATRIPVTGLHTEGDVQMIFEDLPGLLDPAYLMQSSMRHMALELLPKVDVILHLHPADEGDHPDFAALVPDAPAFTAPILKVLTKGDLVSGPRRTELMKTVVVTEIGRPASIKALLAAITPLLPEAPFTYDPEDIGTQPVRFFVGEYLREAAFQELGDEVPYSFAAEVDEFRETPAPVYIRATLYVERESQKGIVIGKQGATLKKIGAHARQRLETLLGEKVYLETWVKVLPKWRRSPTALTRFGFPIPDPEIR